Proteins from one Apis cerana isolate GH-2021 linkage group LG11, AcerK_1.0, whole genome shotgun sequence genomic window:
- the LOC108000151 gene encoding uncharacterized protein LOC108000151 has translation MLVPLAVVLFAALVYAQPAINEIRPQSNRPGRFLSLPIPQKCANRPKEFNYRGHNYFYSGHIPAHANQRVDWLDARNICREYCMDLVSMETQDENNLIFRLIQQNDVPYIWTSGRLCDFKGCENRRDLEPKALYGWFWSANRKKMSPTNQIPEGWSFNPWSQTGHKKVRQPDNAEFDINGTSESCMSILNNVYKDGISWHDVACYHQKPFVCEDSEELLNYVASTNPNIRL, from the exons ATGTTGGTGCCGTTGGCCGTGGTACTTTTTGCAGCGTTGGTGTACGCCCAACCAgctataaatgaaattcggCCACAAAGCAACAGGCCAGGAAGATTCCTGTCTCTTCCTATACCTCAAAAATGTGCAAACC GACCGAAAGAATTCAATTATAGAGGACACAACTATTTCTACAGCGGACATATTCCCGCTCACGCAAATCAAAGGGTGGATTGGTTGGATGCTAGAAACATTTGCAGAGAATATTGTATGGATCTTGTTTCAATGGAAACgcaagatgaaaataatttaatcttcagACTCATTCAACAAA ATGATGTTCCTTATATTTGGACTTCTGGACGTCTTTGTGATTTCAAAGGTTGTGAAAATCGTCGTGACCTCGAACCTAAAGCTCTTTACGGATGGTTCTGGTCGGCCAACAGAAAGAAAATGTCACCAACAAATCAAATCCCTGAAGGTTGGTCCTTCAATCCATGGTCTCAAACTGGACACAAGAAAGTTAGACAACCTGATAACGctgaatttgatataaatggcACCAGCGAATCTTGCATGTCTATTCTTAACAATGTTTATAAAGATGGAATCAGTTGGCATGATGTGGCTTGCTATCACCAGAAACCATTTGTTTGTGAAGATTCCGAAGAACTTTTGAACTACGTGGCCAGCACTAATCCCAACATTCGCCTTTAA